A region from the Silene latifolia isolate original U9 population chromosome 7, ASM4854445v1, whole genome shotgun sequence genome encodes:
- the LOC141591659 gene encoding putative inactive patatin-like protein 9, giving the protein MELSNKMTMEIFSKLEQQWLATQTTLNSDTKKTKILSIDGGGISASIAAAFLVHLEETIQSKTGVTSARVVDFFDIVAGTGVGAILAVLITAADSTTGRPLFSAAEAASFLTNNAGKLFKPRRSGVFRRNSGKFSGDSLSAVMKQTFQNMTLKDTCKPILIPCYDTVSSAPFVFSRAAASASSLDFELWKVCCAAVATPAVFDPFKLSSVDGKTSVVAVDGGVVMNNPSAAAVTHVLHNKVEFPTVNGVEDLLVLSLGNGTLSCRGIGENWGGSSKKMTRCVVDVAVDGVSETVDQMLGNAFSWNRNDYVRIQANGFDESGSMTMEKALKERGIESLAFGGKRLLPETNADRIEGFVQRLISASPKTSLPPSPYKSLTPLLDGR; this is encoded by the exons ATGGAGCTGAGTAACAAGATGACGATGGAGATATTCTCGAAACTCGAACAACAATGGCTCGCAACTCAAACAACACTCAATTCCGATACTAAAAAGACAAAAATCTTGTCTATTGACGGAGGCGGAATCTCCGCCTCCATCGCCGCAGCATTCCTCGTTCACCTCGAGGAAACGATCCAATCAAAAACCGGCGTCACCTCCGCTCGTGTTGTCGATTTCTTCGACATCGTCGCCGGTACCGGTGTCGGCGCTATCCTCGCCGTATTGATCACCGCCGCCGACTCCACCACCGGCCGTCCTCTCTTCTCTGCCGCGGAAGCGGCCTCGTTTCTAACTAACAACGCCGGAAAACTGTTTAAACCGCGTCGTTCCGGCGTGTTTCGCCGGAACTCCGGTAAGTTTTCCGGCGATAGTCTCTCCGCGGTGATGAAACAAACTTTTCAAAACATGACGTTGAAGGACACGTGTAAGCCGATACTAATTCCTTGTTACGACACAGTATCATCGGCGCCGTTCGTGTTCTCACGCGCGGCCGCGAGCGCGTCGAGTTTAGATTTCGAACTGTGGAAAGTATGTTGTGCGGCGGTGGCGACGCCGGCGGTGTTTGATCCTTTTAAGTTGTCATCCGTCGACGGAAAAACTTCTGTTGTGGCGGTTGACGGTGGTGTTGTGATGAATAATCCGTCGGCCGCGGCGGTTACGCATGTTTTACATAATAAGGTTGAGTTTCCGACGGTTAACGGTGTTGAGGATTTGCTGGTGTTGTCGTTAGGGAATGGAACGTTGAGTTGCCGTGGAATTGGTGAGAATTGGGGTGGAAGTAGTAAAAAGATGACTAGGTGTGTTGTTGATGTCGCCGTTGATGGTGTTTCTGAGACGGTTGACCAAATGTTGGGGAACGCTTTTTCTTGGAATCGTAATGACTACGTTAGAATTCAG GCAAACGGATTTGACGAGTCAGGGTCGATGACAATGGAGAAGGCACTGAAGGAGAGAGGCATTGAGTCGCTAGCATTCGGAGGCAAGCGTCTTTTACCCGAAACAAATGCTGATAGAATCGAGGGGTTCGTGCAACGTCTTATTAGTGCATCACCAAAGACCAGCTTGCCACCCAGTCCTTACAAATCACTCACTCCTCTACTCGACGGTCGTTAA
- the LOC141591660 gene encoding U4/U6 small nuclear ribonucleoprotein Prp31 homolog codes for MDHEYLIAGKMEKFDGVLTGNAIESLKCDDLDDVLKLQKSQRFKDVMQKVEAALLKGSEVPEHEIGLKDLEYLSEGIELEISIIHNFIRDKYRMKFPELESLVQDPIEYARAVKKIGNETDLTEIDLEGLLPSAIIMAVSVTASTTRGKPLPEEVLQKTVEACDRVLDLDSTRKKVLGFVESKLASIAPNRSAIVGSAAVANLER; via the exons ATG GATCATGAATATCTTATCGCAGGAAAGATGGAGAAGTTTGATGGAGTGTTGACTGGTAATGCTATCGAATCTCTGAAGTGTGATGATCTTGATGATGTTTTGAAACTGCAAAAGTCTCAACGCTTTAAGGATGTAATGCAG AAAGTTGAAGCAGCACTGCTAAAAGGTTCAGAAGTTCCTGAACATGAAATAGGTTTGAAGGATCTTGAATATCTATCTGAGGGTATTGAACTCGAAATTAGCATCATTCACAACTTCATTCGTGACAAGTACCGCATGAAATTTCCCGAGCTCGAGTCCCTAGTACAGGACCCTATCGAGTATGCTCGTGCTGTAAAGAAGATTGGTAATGAAACAGACTTGACCGAAATTGATCTAGAAGGGCTTCTGCCATCTGCTATCATTATGGCTGTTTCTGTAACTGCTTCAACCACCAGGGGCAAGCCACTCCCAGAGGAGGTTTTGCAGAAAACTGTTGAGGCATGTGATCGTGTACTTGATCTCGATTCAACAAGAAAAAAGGTCCTTGGTTTTGTGGAGAGCAAATTGGCTTCGATAGCACCAAATCGTTCAGCAATTGTTGGAAGTGCAGCTGTAGCAAATCTAGAAAGATGA
- the LOC141591669 gene encoding U4/U6 small nuclear ribonucleoprotein Prp31 homolog, which yields MATLADSFLADLDDLSDNEAEDMDHVDLDAEKMEEDIDGELADIESLNYDDLDNVSKLQKSQRYNDIMKKVEEALLKGSEVPEHGIVLEDDPEYQLIVDCNALSVDIENEIIIIHNFIRDKYRLKFPELESLVHHPIDYARVVKKISNETDLTLVDLEGLLPSAIIMVVSVTASTTSGKPLPEDVLQKTIEACDRALDLDSARKKVLDFVESRMVYIAPNLSAIVGSAVAAKLMGTAGGLGSLAKMPACNVQLLGAKRKNLAGFSSATSQYHIGYLEQTEIFQSTPPALKMRACRLLAAKSTLVARVDSTRGDPTGKMGRTFREEIRKKIEKWQEPPPPKIPKPLPVPDSEPKKKRGGRRLRKMKERYAVTDMRKLANRMQFGVPEESSLGDGLGEGYGMLGQAGSGKLRMSAGPSKLIVKAAKKSKEKRYGSSGTTSGLTSSLAFTPVQGIELSNPQALAHQLGSGTQSTYFSETGIFSKVKSNLGR from the exons ATG GCAACACTTGCTGATTCATTCTTGGCCGATCTTGATGATTTATCAGACAATGAAGCCGAAGACATG GATCATGTGGATCTTGATGCGGAAAAAATGGAGGAGGATATAGATGGGGAGTTGGCTGACATAGAATCTCTGAACTATGACGATCTTGATAACGTTTCAAAACTGCAAAAGTCTCAACGTTACAATGATATAATGAAG AAAGTTGAAGAAGCCCTGCTAAAAGGTTCGGAAGTTCCTGAACATGGAATAGTTTTGGAAGATGATCCTGAATATCAGCTCATCGTTGACTGCAATGCGTTATCAGTGGATATTGAAAATGAGATAATCATCATTCACAACTTCATCCGTGACAAATATCGCTTGAAATTTCCAGAGCTTGAGTCCCTAGTTCACCACCCTATCGATTACGCTCGTGTTGTGAAGAAAATTAGTAATGAAACAGACTTGACCCTAGTTGATCTAGAAGGGCTTCTGCCATCAGCTATCATTATGGTTGTTTCTGTAACTGCTTCAACCACCAGTGGCAAGCCGCTACCAGAGGATGTTTTACAGAAAACTATTGAGGCATGTGATCGTGCACTTGATCTCGATTCTGCAAGGAAAAAAGTCCTTGATTTTGTGGAGAGCAGAATGGTTTACATAGCACCAAATCTTTCAGCTATTGTTGGAAGTGCGGTTGCAGCAAAGCTTATGGGGACTGCCGGAGGTTTGGGATCACTCGCAAAGATGCCAGCCTGCAACGTGCAACTTCTTGGGGCCAAAAGGAAGAATCTCGCAGGATTTTCCTCGGCAACTTCCCAATATCATATTGGTTATCTTGAGCAGACAGAGATATTCCAGAGTACTCCCCCTGCTCTTAAAATGCGTGCTTGTCGTCTTTTGGCGGCTAAGTCTACCCTTGTAGCTCGAGTAGATTCTACAAGAGGAGACCCAACTGGAAAGATGGGAAGGACATTCCGGGAAGAGATTCGCAAGAAGATTGAGAAGTGGCAAGAGCCACCACCTCCTAAGATCCCTAAACCTCTACCAGTGCCTGATTCTGAGCCAAAAAAGAAAAGAGGCGGACGAAGATTGAGGAAGATGAAGGAGAG ATATGCTGTTACGGACATGAGAAAGCTGGCAAATAGGATGCAGTTTGGTGTCCCTGAAGAAAGTTCACTAG GTGATGGGTTGGGAGAAGGATATGGCATGCTTGGTCAGGCTGGAAGTGGTAAACTACGTATGTCAGCTGGTCCCAGTAAGCTTATTGTAAAAGCTGCCAAGAA ATCGAAGGAGAAACGGTATGGAAGTAGTGGCACTACCTCAGGGCTAACTTCGAGTTTGGCATTTACTCCTGTTCAG GGGATTGAACTTTCAAATCCACAAGCTCTTGCGCATCAACTTGGAAGTGGAACTCAGAGTACATATTTCTCTGAAACAGGCATATTTTCAAAAGTCAAGAGCAACTTAGGTAGATAA